A window from Sinanaerobacter sp. ZZT-01 encodes these proteins:
- a CDS encoding phospho-sugar mutase, with product MEKYTEVIQRMKRWLEYPDLEASLREELRSLEQEIKKENVDETALEEIYERFYKELAFGTGGLRGILGAGTNRMNIYTVGKVTQGLANYINCKTYIKGKAKAAISYDSRIYSKEFAEKAAQVLAANNIDVFLFKELMPTPILSYAVRYFGCAGGIMITASHNPAKYNGYKAYNEKGCQLNLEEAEAVIAQMNQIDLFYGVQAVKGDFAEQQAAERIGRIQYISDEAVTKYMECVKNESTGVDCSDLSVVYTPLNGTGNRPVRRILREIGVTDIEVVPEQEHPDGNFPTCPYPNPEKIEALEQGLALCKKRCREADESLSENSEAISRDIVKKPDLLLATDPDCDRVAAAIRIQDEVGEDAFQLLSGNEIGILLLDYLCSMRKDANSRKRAAHPLPERPIVIKTIVSSRMIEVLAAHYGLELIQVLTGFKFIGEQIGWLEDRGEAHRFVFGFEESYGYLAGSYVRDKDAVNGSMLLCEMTAYYKKQGKTLIDHLQDLYQQFGYYKNDLLDFAFEGVHCMQEMQRLLEGLRKNPPAIIAGSLVSSVIDYERDETKLPKANVLQYSLQDGSCFVVRPSGTEPKLKIYFFVEGKDSAEVNHRLENLKEDVSKLVQRKLDRVSG from the coding sequence ATGGAGAAATATACCGAGGTCATTCAAAGAATGAAGCGATGGCTGGAGTATCCTGACTTGGAAGCTTCACTTCGTGAAGAGCTGCGTTCTTTGGAACAAGAGATAAAAAAAGAGAACGTTGATGAGACTGCGTTGGAAGAGATTTATGAACGTTTTTATAAGGAACTTGCGTTTGGAACGGGAGGATTGCGAGGTATTTTAGGTGCCGGAACCAACCGAATGAATATCTATACCGTAGGCAAGGTGACACAAGGGCTGGCAAACTATATCAATTGTAAAACTTATATAAAAGGAAAAGCAAAGGCTGCTATTTCCTATGACAGCCGAATTTATTCAAAAGAGTTTGCTGAAAAAGCGGCACAGGTTCTTGCTGCAAACAACATTGATGTGTTTCTTTTTAAAGAATTGATGCCAACACCGATACTCTCTTATGCGGTAAGGTATTTTGGATGTGCCGGGGGGATAATGATAACAGCGAGCCATAATCCGGCAAAATATAACGGATATAAGGCATATAATGAAAAAGGCTGCCAATTAAATCTAGAGGAAGCAGAGGCTGTAATCGCTCAGATGAATCAGATTGACCTTTTTTACGGCGTACAAGCTGTCAAGGGCGACTTTGCTGAGCAGCAGGCGGCAGAGCGGATCGGCCGGATACAATATATTTCAGATGAAGCAGTTACCAAATACATGGAATGTGTCAAGAATGAAAGTACAGGTGTGGACTGCTCGGATTTGTCAGTCGTCTATACACCGCTGAATGGTACAGGAAACCGTCCGGTGCGCCGCATTTTAAGAGAAATCGGAGTTACGGATATCGAAGTTGTGCCGGAACAGGAGCATCCGGATGGAAACTTTCCAACCTGTCCGTATCCGAACCCGGAAAAAATAGAAGCGCTTGAACAAGGACTTGCCTTATGCAAAAAGCGTTGTAGAGAGGCCGACGAGAGTTTATCGGAAAATTCCGAGGCGATTTCCCGGGACATAGTAAAAAAGCCGGATTTGCTTTTGGCTACAGATCCAGATTGTGACCGTGTTGCAGCTGCAATACGCATACAAGACGAAGTAGGCGAAGATGCATTTCAATTGTTGAGCGGAAATGAGATTGGTATTTTACTATTGGACTATCTTTGCAGTATGCGTAAAGATGCGAATAGTAGAAAGAGAGCTGCTCATCCATTGCCAGAACGCCCGATTGTGATTAAAACCATTGTATCAAGCAGGATGATTGAGGTTCTTGCAGCGCATTATGGGCTGGAATTGATTCAGGTATTAACAGGATTTAAATTTATTGGAGAACAGATTGGATGGTTGGAGGATCGAGGGGAAGCACACCGTTTTGTTTTTGGCTTTGAGGAAAGCTATGGTTATCTAGCAGGAAGCTATGTGCGAGATAAGGATGCAGTGAATGGTTCCATGCTTCTTTGTGAGATGACGGCGTATTATAAAAAACAAGGAAAAACTTTAATCGACCACCTGCAGGATCTGTATCAGCAATTTGGATATTATAAAAATGATCTTTTGGATTTTGCCTTTGAAGGAGTACATTGCATGCAGGAAATGCAGAGGCTTTTGGAGGGATTGCGAAAGAATCCGCCTGCGATTATCGCAGGCAGTCTGGTTTCTTCGGTTATTGATTATGAGAGAGATGAAACGAAACTGCCAAAAGCAAACGTCTTGCAGTATTCGTTACAAGATGGAAGCTGCTTTGTTGTTCGACCTTCCGGGACCGAGCCGAAATTAAAAATATATTTCTTCGTGGAAGGAAAAGACTCGGCAGAGGTGAATCATAGATTGGAGAATTTGAAAGAAGACGTTTCAAAATTAGTGCAGAGAAAATTAGACAGAGTATCCGGCTGA